In a genomic window of Williamwhitmania taraxaci:
- a CDS encoding IS1 family transposase: MTIIEQIRELAKQLTEQERVTVMRELKNTDASLTAQLGEAKVCPHCSSSMIIKHSMFNGRQRSKCKTCGKTFTMLTGTPIHGLKKVSLWQD, translated from the coding sequence ATGACAATAATTGAACAAATCCGAGAACTCGCAAAACAGTTGACAGAACAAGAGCGCGTTACGGTAATGCGGGAGCTGAAAAATACGGATGCATCACTTACGGCTCAGCTGGGGGAGGCGAAAGTCTGCCCCCACTGCTCGAGCAGCATGATCATTAAGCACAGCATGTTCAATGGGAGGCAGCGCTCCAAGTGCAAAACGTGCGGCAAGACCTTTACTATGCTTACCGGAACGCCCATACACGGGTTGAAAAAGGTTTCACTTTGGCAGGATT
- the menA gene encoding 1,4-dihydroxy-2-naphthoate octaprenyltransferase — translation MLSPWLHASRPRTLPLALAGSILGSLLAAADGTFRWIVFVLAALTSLLLQILSNLANDYGDFTKGTDSIDRIGPARMVTTGEITPRKMVWAIAIVSLLTLAAGISLIFVGFSGGGALIKLLFLLLGVGAIAAAIKYTVGKNPYGYSGFGDVFVFIFFGLVSVVGTYYLHAKTVNLDIFLPAISLGLLSTGVLNLNNLRDEQSDIKAKKHTLVVLMGGEWGKIYHAALVFGAIVAASIYVALHYQSLTQLLFVVSVPFLLRNVAVVFRNRIPSNLNSELKNLSLSTLLFAITFGVGLIL, via the coding sequence ATGCTTTCTCCCTGGCTTCACGCTTCCCGTCCCCGCACCCTGCCGTTAGCATTGGCTGGCTCCATACTTGGTAGCCTTCTGGCTGCGGCCGATGGTACTTTTCGCTGGATTGTTTTTGTTCTTGCTGCGCTAACCTCGCTGCTGCTGCAAATCCTATCCAACCTAGCAAACGACTATGGCGACTTTACCAAGGGAACCGACAGCATCGACCGCATTGGCCCCGCGCGCATGGTAACAACCGGTGAAATTACTCCACGCAAAATGGTGTGGGCCATTGCCATCGTTTCGCTCCTTACGCTTGCTGCCGGCATATCGCTCATCTTTGTAGGGTTTAGTGGTGGCGGTGCGCTCATAAAGCTGCTGTTTTTGCTGCTTGGGGTTGGAGCCATTGCTGCGGCCATTAAGTATACGGTGGGCAAGAATCCATACGGCTACAGCGGCTTTGGCGATGTGTTTGTGTTTATCTTCTTTGGACTTGTGAGCGTTGTGGGCACATACTACCTCCATGCCAAAACGGTTAATCTCGATATTTTTCTACCCGCCATTTCGCTGGGGCTGTTGAGCACTGGCGTGCTCAACCTCAATAACCTTCGCGACGAACAATCGGATATTAAGGCAAAAAAGCATACGCTAGTGGTGCTTATGGGCGGTGAGTGGGGGAAGATTTACCATGCGGCCCTTGTCTTTGGTGCAATCGTGGCAGCATCCATCTACGTTGCGCTACACTACCAAAGCCTTACCCAGCTACTCTTTGTTGTGTCCGTTCCATTTTTGCTCAGGAATGTGGCTGTAGTGTTCCGCAACCGAATACCTTCCAACCTAAACAGCGAGCTGAAAAACCTTTCGCTCTCCACGCTCCTCTTTGCCATTACCTTTGGGGTGGGACTTATACTTTAG
- the menB gene encoding 1,4-dihydroxy-2-naphthoyl-CoA synthase, producing MSTRTWTSIKEFEEIKFEYFEGIAKITINRPRYRNAFTPDTVREMIEAMVFCRENPDIFTVILTGEGDKAFCSGGDQNIKSSGGYIGKDGVPRLNVLDLQKLIRSLPKPVVAMVNGFAIGGGHVLHIVCDLSIASDNAIFGQTGPRVGSFDAGFGSSYLARIVGQKKAREIWFLCEQYSAQEALDMGLVNKVVPLDQLEDTTVAWCQKMMQHSPLALRMIKVGLNAELDGQAGIQELAGNATLLYYMTEEAQEGKKAYLEKRKPDFKKFPRFP from the coding sequence ATGAGCACTAGAACGTGGACCTCCATCAAGGAGTTTGAAGAGATAAAGTTTGAATATTTCGAGGGAATTGCCAAGATCACTATCAACCGTCCACGCTACCGGAATGCGTTTACACCCGATACCGTTCGTGAGATGATTGAGGCGATGGTTTTCTGTCGTGAAAATCCCGATATCTTCACCGTAATCCTTACCGGCGAAGGCGACAAGGCATTCTGTAGCGGCGGCGATCAAAACATTAAGAGTTCTGGCGGATACATAGGTAAGGATGGCGTTCCTCGCCTCAACGTGCTCGACCTGCAAAAGCTCATTCGCTCGTTACCCAAGCCCGTTGTGGCTATGGTTAATGGATTTGCCATTGGTGGCGGCCACGTACTTCACATTGTTTGCGACCTTTCTATTGCTTCGGATAATGCCATCTTTGGGCAAACCGGCCCACGGGTAGGTAGCTTCGATGCCGGATTTGGCTCATCATACCTCGCTCGCATTGTCGGTCAGAAGAAGGCTCGCGAAATTTGGTTCCTTTGCGAGCAATACTCGGCACAGGAGGCTCTCGATATGGGATTGGTAAACAAGGTGGTGCCCTTGGATCAACTCGAGGATACTACTGTAGCCTGGTGTCAGAAGATGATGCAGCATAGCCCGCTCGCGCTCCGGATGATAAAGGTGGGATTGAATGCCGAACTCGATGGACAGGCTGGAATTCAGGAGTTGGCCGGTAACGCCACCCTTCTTTACTACATGACCGAAGAGGCGCAGGAAGGCAAGAAGGCTTACCTCGAGAAGCGCAAACCCGACTTTAAGAAATTTCCACGATTCCCTTAG
- the menD gene encoding 2-succinyl-5-enolpyruvyl-6-hydroxy-3-cyclohexene-1-carboxylic-acid synthase, which produces MFSPRQGISDLPDICYRHGMHTVVISPGSRNAPLIFSFTNHANMECLSIADERSAAYFALGLALVTHQPVGLICTSGTAALNYAPAIAEAYYQNIPLVVITADRPSEWIDQADGQTIRQSELYRNFIKQSFNLPVDTASSSDFWYFTRSVNEAMNAAVHEPSGPVHLNIPLSEPLYTPLPKPSSDIHVIQNISVPQLLTDEAIEALLVRWNSSSKKMIICGADVADESRFRALTLLSANPSVVIVAENLSNIHGEMVISSPERFFALLTEEEASAFRPDLLITVGHSIVSGRLKKYLRQHTPLEHWHIQPSPSHVDTFQCLTQSIVASSGLLLRSLVEREAKISSYYRDLVLTREMHLRNKHRELVEGFPYSDLTVFGAIMARIPDDCNLHLANSTPIRYSQLFRSRADVTYHCNRGTSGIDGCISTAAGASVASTKTTLLISGDVSFVYDSNGLWNKHLKGNFKIIVINNGGGNIFRLIDTGKDENPAREFFETPHSVNIKHLAEAYGANHYLCHSHEELAASLNWLFAPADRPSILEIVTDFEVNTTVFKDYYKQIHL; this is translated from the coding sequence ATGTTTTCTCCAAGACAAGGAATTAGCGATCTGCCAGATATTTGTTACCGTCATGGCATGCACACTGTGGTTATTTCACCGGGATCGCGCAATGCACCCTTGATATTCTCCTTTACCAATCATGCCAATATGGAGTGCCTGAGCATTGCCGATGAGCGATCGGCTGCATATTTTGCCTTGGGCCTTGCGCTAGTAACGCATCAGCCGGTTGGACTGATTTGCACTTCAGGAACTGCCGCACTTAACTATGCTCCAGCCATTGCCGAAGCTTACTATCAAAATATACCGCTGGTGGTAATTACGGCTGATCGTCCCAGCGAGTGGATCGACCAAGCCGATGGACAGACAATCCGTCAATCGGAGTTATATCGAAACTTTATTAAGCAAAGCTTCAATCTGCCTGTTGATACTGCCAGTAGTTCCGATTTCTGGTATTTCACACGATCGGTAAACGAGGCTATGAATGCAGCAGTGCACGAGCCTTCTGGTCCGGTTCATCTTAATATTCCACTGAGCGAACCACTTTATACTCCGCTTCCAAAACCGAGTTCCGATATTCATGTTATTCAGAATATTAGTGTTCCTCAACTACTCACTGACGAGGCTATTGAAGCCCTATTGGTTCGGTGGAATTCAAGTAGTAAGAAGATGATTATTTGTGGAGCCGATGTGGCTGATGAGTCTCGATTCAGGGCACTAACACTTTTATCTGCTAACCCTTCCGTAGTCATCGTTGCCGAGAATCTCTCAAATATTCACGGTGAAATGGTTATCTCCTCTCCGGAGCGTTTCTTTGCATTGCTTACCGAGGAAGAGGCGAGCGCATTTCGCCCAGACCTGTTAATTACAGTAGGCCATTCAATTGTTTCGGGTCGTTTAAAGAAGTATCTACGGCAACATACCCCTTTGGAGCATTGGCATATCCAACCTTCTCCTTCGCATGTGGATACCTTTCAATGTTTAACCCAATCAATTGTGGCTTCGTCGGGGTTGTTGTTGAGGTCGTTAGTGGAACGTGAGGCAAAGATCAGTAGCTATTACCGCGATTTGGTTCTCACCCGAGAGATGCATCTGCGGAATAAGCACCGCGAATTGGTTGAGGGATTCCCTTATTCCGATCTCACTGTTTTTGGTGCCATAATGGCTCGCATTCCTGACGATTGTAATTTGCACCTTGCCAATAGCACACCTATTCGTTATTCCCAACTTTTTCGTAGTCGGGCCGATGTAACATATCATTGCAACAGGGGAACATCCGGTATTGATGGATGCATCTCTACTGCCGCAGGAGCATCGGTGGCTTCTACCAAAACGACCTTACTTATTTCCGGCGATGTGTCGTTTGTATACGACTCCAACGGATTGTGGAATAAACATCTGAAAGGGAATTTTAAAATTATTGTAATAAATAATGGTGGAGGCAATATTTTCAGGCTTATCGATACCGGTAAGGACGAAAACCCAGCGCGTGAATTTTTTGAGACTCCACATAGCGTAAATATTAAGCATTTGGCCGAAGCTTACGGTGCAAACCATTACCTCTGCCACTCGCACGAGGAGCTGGCCGCAAGCCTCAATTGGCTCTTTGCTCCGGCCGACCGCCCTTCGATTCTCGAAATTGTTACCGATTTTGAGGTGAATACAACTGTATTTAAGGATTACTACAAACAAATTCATTTATAG
- a CDS encoding chorismate-binding protein → MERRIPFVSYQLPEKSELSTLVQYTVAPRKLKSSVEITGATGFVVAPFEGSGAFPITLLEPDFIHTGNSPVDQIIETLQKCSLFLGTKSESHPMHEASSSEFTRQVEAIKAKIKEGVIIKAVLSRVKIETEVSSIDTIELFNTLCQAYPHAFVYILQMPDVGCWIGASPEPLLLVSDERAKTTSIAGTQVLGNRMVSDVKWNAKERDEQAIVTSYIENVISSFGITNVEKIGPYSYQAANLVHLKTQFEFDASTIKPLLGKFIVALQPTPSVCGLPKANAVDVVLSVEKHEREYYSGFLGPINIEDNTAFFVNLRCLKVVPEGFAFFVGAGITEGSIPGREWEETSHKMMTLLSVVNSVNTSSKAYVFSKTRN, encoded by the coding sequence TTGGAGAGGAGGATCCCATTTGTATCGTACCAATTACCTGAGAAATCGGAGTTGTCTACACTTGTTCAATATACGGTTGCTCCACGAAAATTAAAATCGAGCGTGGAGATTACTGGTGCCACTGGTTTTGTGGTTGCTCCATTCGAAGGCAGTGGTGCTTTTCCAATTACCCTGTTGGAACCTGATTTCATACATACAGGAAATAGTCCGGTAGACCAAATTATAGAAACACTACAAAAGTGTAGCCTTTTTTTGGGAACAAAATCGGAATCGCACCCCATGCATGAGGCGTCTTCATCGGAATTTACCCGTCAGGTTGAGGCCATTAAGGCAAAAATCAAAGAAGGCGTCATTATCAAGGCGGTGCTCTCCCGTGTAAAGATTGAAACGGAGGTAAGCAGTATCGATACCATTGAATTGTTTAACACCCTTTGCCAAGCATATCCTCATGCGTTTGTCTATATACTTCAGATGCCGGATGTGGGTTGCTGGATAGGCGCTTCCCCTGAACCTCTTTTACTGGTTTCTGACGAACGTGCAAAAACAACCTCCATTGCAGGCACACAAGTTCTCGGAAATCGAATGGTTTCAGATGTAAAGTGGAACGCAAAAGAGCGTGATGAGCAAGCAATTGTTACGAGTTATATCGAAAACGTGATAAGCTCCTTTGGCATTACCAACGTTGAAAAAATTGGACCGTATAGCTATCAAGCGGCTAACTTAGTGCATCTCAAGACTCAGTTTGAGTTTGATGCTTCTACGATAAAGCCTCTGCTTGGTAAATTTATCGTGGCTCTGCAACCAACTCCATCGGTTTGTGGACTGCCAAAGGCAAATGCCGTGGACGTTGTCCTAAGCGTAGAGAAGCATGAGCGAGAGTACTATTCCGGCTTTCTGGGCCCAATAAATATTGAAGACAATACAGCTTTTTTTGTTAATTTGCGCTGTTTGAAGGTTGTTCCGGAGGGGTTTGCCTTTTTTGTTGGTGCGGGAATTACCGAAGGTTCTATTCCTGGACGGGAATGGGAGGAGACTTCCCATAAAATGATGACCCTTCTGTCGGTTGTAAATAGCGTTAATACAAGTTCGAAAGCTTATGTTTTCTCCAAGACAAGGAATTAG
- a CDS encoding PaaI family thioesterase, whose amino-acid sequence MEGSSTAEQLNALCENTLINHLGIEFLSAVKGVVIAKMPVDSRTIQPFKILHGGASLALAETVASAGSTMLVDTSKSMVVGLEVNGNHLRSVSSGFVTATARIIHQGERTHVWNVEIVDEELRLVMIGRVTMMVVNRNA is encoded by the coding sequence ATGGAAGGATCGTCTACAGCCGAGCAGCTGAATGCATTGTGTGAAAATACACTTATCAATCATCTCGGCATTGAGTTTCTTTCGGCTGTGAAAGGAGTAGTGATTGCCAAAATGCCGGTTGATTCCCGAACCATTCAGCCTTTCAAGATACTTCATGGTGGAGCATCGCTGGCGCTTGCCGAAACTGTTGCTAGTGCAGGTTCCACAATGTTGGTAGATACGTCTAAGTCCATGGTGGTTGGGCTTGAGGTTAACGGAAACCATCTTAGGAGTGTATCTTCTGGGTTTGTGACTGCTACGGCGCGTATTATTCACCAAGGCGAACGCACACACGTGTGGAATGTGGAGATTGTGGATGAGGAACTCCGCTTGGTGATGATCGGTCGTGTTACCATGATGGTGGTAAATAGGAACGCCTAG
- a CDS encoding 1-acyl-sn-glycerol-3-phosphate acyltransferase — protein MGEKIRHKRTEEFKAYLLRMMPNSRMNEDTAITPENIYQEAHIANRELLLEIISKTHLAGSTILGEANVLKIEELASQGKSVLILSDHVSNLDVPNIYAQFYNHRNPKFKEIFERFVFIAGTKLNENPVVKVFTEMFTRVVVYAIRSLTELKNCEEAKDELELANKINLRSTRKIGELRNKGSIFILFPAGTRYRPWMPETKKGITAVYGYLRSFDYYCCLSLNGNTMPPAEHEDMTKEDVCDDVVVLNFGEIHETKTYIQSFAIDLTNLTLSESEAQKQVVADDIMAKIDQLHEEAEIYRQKYI, from the coding sequence ATGGGAGAAAAAATTAGGCATAAAAGAACGGAAGAGTTTAAAGCCTACCTTTTGCGTATGATGCCAAATTCGAGGATGAATGAGGATACTGCAATTACCCCTGAGAATATTTACCAGGAGGCACACATAGCCAATCGAGAACTTTTACTTGAGATTATCTCTAAAACACACCTCGCTGGTAGTACAATACTGGGAGAGGCTAACGTGCTTAAAATTGAAGAGTTGGCTAGCCAAGGCAAGTCGGTGTTGATTCTCTCTGATCATGTATCAAACCTCGATGTGCCAAACATCTACGCTCAGTTTTACAACCATCGAAATCCAAAGTTCAAAGAAATATTTGAACGGTTTGTTTTTATTGCAGGCACCAAACTCAACGAGAATCCTGTGGTAAAGGTATTTACTGAGATGTTTACCCGAGTGGTGGTTTACGCCATTCGTTCGCTTACTGAGTTGAAGAACTGCGAGGAAGCTAAGGATGAGTTAGAGTTGGCCAATAAGATAAACCTTCGCTCTACCCGAAAAATTGGGGAGTTACGCAATAAAGGATCTATATTCATTCTATTTCCTGCTGGAACACGCTACCGCCCTTGGATGCCGGAAACAAAAAAAGGTATTACAGCCGTTTACGGATACCTTCGTTCATTCGATTACTATTGCTGCTTATCGCTCAACGGGAACACTATGCCTCCTGCTGAGCATGAGGATATGACCAAGGAAGATGTCTGTGACGACGTTGTTGTGCTCAATTTCGGCGAGATTCATGAGACGAAAACGTATATCCAAAGTTTCGCGATCGACCTTACGAACCTTACTCTTTCGGAGTCTGAGGCTCAAAAGCAGGTAGTTGCCGATGATATCATGGCTAAGATCGATCAACTTCATGAGGAAGCCGAAATCTATCGCCAAAAATATATTTAA
- a CDS encoding M28 family peptidase produces the protein MKRLLYLILSFTIACSGPSAETASKVITSEGIAADITILAADSLQGRGPCTIGEVRTLSYLQSRMKELGLEPAFNGSYLQQVPLVNIFTRLVGNVEIGSPNGDIPLINAEEITVWSPVLEKEIVLSNVPMVFVGFGIRAPEYGWDDYKGMDVRGKVVIVLVNDTGFYTKDTTLFKGNQMTYYGRWRYKFEEAERQGASACIIVHEEAAAGYPWGVVQRRSNGSDYYVDEPIENKMNCKVQGWITSDIARKLFTVSGLSYDELKAASCNKGFSALPLLTTLSQRLENRWNKCVSYNVAGIIRGSEKPNEALVYAAHWDHLGIGTVVDGDSIYNGASDNAAAIAGMFAVAKAFKEMKQAPKRSVLFFVPTCEESGMLGSTYYVNHPAIPMDSTIACLNSDVILFLGKFKDVTVTGLGHSQLDDFLREEAEKQGRYICNDPNPENGMFYRSDQLPFLLAGVPSLFAKGYTHQTELGKEKTLAKIAEYWKTIYHKPSDQYDPIRDNLEGLVEDSKLFFLLGNRLTNDRMVPTWNEKSEFFKDRCIKP, from the coding sequence ATGAAACGTCTTCTATATTTGATCCTCTCATTTACTATAGCCTGTAGCGGACCAAGTGCCGAAACTGCATCTAAAGTTATTACGAGCGAAGGTATTGCTGCTGATATTACCATCCTCGCAGCCGATAGCCTTCAAGGGCGTGGTCCATGCACAATAGGTGAGGTGAGAACCCTAAGTTATCTTCAGTCTCGCATGAAAGAGTTGGGGCTTGAGCCTGCCTTTAATGGTAGTTACTTGCAGCAGGTTCCGTTGGTTAATATCTTCACTCGGTTGGTTGGTAATGTTGAGATTGGCTCACCCAATGGAGATATACCCTTAATCAATGCCGAAGAAATAACCGTTTGGAGTCCTGTTCTTGAGAAGGAGATTGTTCTTTCCAATGTCCCCATGGTTTTTGTTGGCTTTGGCATTCGGGCACCCGAGTATGGATGGGACGATTATAAAGGTATGGATGTTAGGGGTAAGGTAGTGATTGTATTAGTGAACGATACCGGTTTTTATACAAAAGACACTACACTCTTTAAGGGAAACCAAATGACCTACTACGGACGTTGGCGGTATAAGTTTGAGGAAGCAGAGCGCCAAGGAGCATCGGCCTGTATCATTGTGCACGAGGAAGCTGCCGCTGGCTATCCTTGGGGTGTAGTTCAACGCAGAAGTAACGGTTCTGATTATTACGTGGATGAGCCCATTGAAAATAAAATGAATTGTAAAGTTCAAGGATGGATTACTTCTGATATTGCTCGTAAGTTGTTCACTGTATCGGGCCTGAGCTATGACGAACTTAAAGCGGCATCTTGTAATAAAGGCTTTAGCGCGCTTCCTCTGCTAACAACCCTTTCGCAACGGTTGGAGAATCGTTGGAATAAGTGCGTTTCCTATAATGTGGCTGGAATAATTCGGGGTTCGGAAAAACCCAATGAAGCCTTGGTATATGCTGCCCATTGGGATCATTTGGGGATTGGTACTGTCGTTGACGGTGATTCCATATATAATGGTGCCTCCGACAATGCTGCCGCTATAGCGGGAATGTTTGCCGTGGCAAAGGCGTTTAAGGAGATGAAGCAGGCGCCCAAGCGATCGGTCTTGTTTTTTGTTCCTACGTGTGAGGAATCAGGGATGCTTGGGTCTACATACTATGTCAACCATCCTGCAATACCTATGGATAGCACTATTGCTTGCCTCAATTCCGATGTGATTCTTTTCCTTGGGAAATTTAAGGATGTTACTGTAACAGGGTTGGGTCATTCTCAACTTGATGATTTTCTCCGTGAAGAGGCTGAAAAGCAAGGGCGATATATCTGTAATGATCCTAATCCGGAGAATGGGATGTTCTACCGCTCCGATCAACTCCCTTTCCTTCTTGCAGGTGTTCCTTCGTTGTTCGCAAAAGGCTATACCCATCAAACTGAGTTGGGCAAGGAGAAAACCCTAGCGAAAATTGCAGAGTATTGGAAAACAATATATCATAAACCTTCCGATCAATACGATCCGATTCGAGATAACCTCGAGGGGTTGGTTGAGGATTCAAAACTCTTTTTCCTCCTAGGAAATCGATTAACCAACGATCGCATGGTTCCTACATGGAACGAAAAATCTGAGTTTTTTAAGGATAGGTGCATTAAACCCTAA
- the pgeF gene encoding peptidoglycan editing factor PgeF has protein sequence MIKLTQGGLPLYKFHNLNRFPELVHFVTTREGGISIDGDLSLNLGFHSSDSDVNVLENRRRLAEAVSIPLDRFTHQVQVHSSNIMVVDSCHRGMGSLNQESAIQHNDGMVTATEDICLMTKSADCVPILLYDPVERIAAALHAGWKGMVQNIAGKGVAKMVELGSNPTNILVGIGPSNGPCCYEVGTDVEEAVFAEFGTLKGLLVAGKGARLHLDQWEANRRQLIAAGVLPKNIEVAEICTQCNHHEFYSARMNASGRFVAGILMKAD, from the coding sequence ATGATAAAGCTTACCCAAGGCGGATTGCCGCTATATAAATTCCATAACCTAAACCGGTTTCCTGAACTGGTTCATTTTGTTACAACCCGCGAAGGCGGCATCAGCATTGATGGAGATCTGTCTTTAAATCTTGGTTTTCATTCCTCCGATTCCGACGTGAATGTTCTCGAAAACCGACGACGATTGGCTGAGGCGGTTAGTATTCCCCTCGATCGATTTACACACCAGGTTCAGGTGCATAGCAGTAATATTATGGTTGTGGATTCTTGCCACAGGGGGATGGGATCGCTCAATCAAGAAAGTGCCATTCAGCACAACGATGGAATGGTTACTGCCACTGAGGATATTTGCCTTATGACTAAATCGGCCGATTGTGTCCCAATCCTGCTTTACGATCCAGTTGAACGTATTGCCGCTGCGCTGCACGCCGGATGGAAGGGGATGGTGCAGAATATTGCTGGAAAAGGTGTAGCCAAAATGGTTGAATTGGGAAGTAACCCGACAAATATTTTAGTTGGTATTGGACCATCCAACGGTCCTTGCTGCTACGAGGTGGGAACGGATGTAGAGGAGGCTGTATTTGCGGAATTCGGCACGCTCAAAGGTCTTCTTGTTGCAGGAAAAGGAGCGCGCCTCCATCTTGACCAATGGGAGGCTAACCGTCGCCAGCTTATTGCGGCGGGAGTCTTGCCCAAAAACATTGAAGTTGCCGAGATATGCACCCAGTGCAATCATCACGAATTCTACTCGGCACGCATGAACGCTTCCGGACGGTTCGTTGCGGGAATACTGATGAAAGCGGATTGA
- a CDS encoding glutaminase, protein MDYQRLLDEIYVEVKPLLAKGKVADYIPALAEVNPSSFGMAVVTLDGSVFSVGDAYNPFSIQSISKVFNLVLAFSRLGDAIWDRVGREPSGNAFNSLLQLEYEAGIPRNPFINAGAIVVADMLCELYPNAEDDLIRFVREVANNPEINYDLRVAQSERETGNRNFALGYFMKSFGNIHMPIERVMDFYFKQCSMSMNCVDLGRSFLMLANHGIVSHSGERVLTVSQTKRLSSLLLTSGLYNEAGEFAFRVGLPAKSGVGGGIAAIIPQKLSVVVWSPGLNTYGNSLAGIQALELFTTKSGISIF, encoded by the coding sequence ATGGATTACCAACGATTGCTCGATGAAATATATGTGGAGGTAAAGCCACTCCTAGCAAAAGGTAAAGTTGCTGATTATATTCCCGCATTGGCCGAAGTAAATCCAAGTAGTTTTGGGATGGCAGTGGTAACCCTCGACGGATCTGTTTTTTCTGTTGGTGATGCATACAATCCGTTTTCCATTCAAAGTATCTCTAAAGTTTTTAACTTAGTGTTGGCATTCTCGCGGTTGGGCGATGCTATCTGGGACCGAGTTGGGCGTGAACCCTCTGGCAACGCCTTTAATTCGTTGCTTCAGTTGGAGTATGAGGCCGGAATACCTCGAAATCCCTTTATTAATGCCGGAGCCATTGTGGTGGCCGATATGCTCTGCGAACTCTATCCAAACGCCGAAGATGATCTCATCCGTTTTGTGCGGGAGGTGGCAAATAATCCTGAGATTAACTACGACTTGAGGGTTGCTCAGTCGGAGCGAGAAACCGGTAATCGGAATTTTGCGTTAGGATACTTTATGAAGAGTTTTGGGAATATCCACATGCCCATCGAGCGGGTAATGGATTTCTATTTCAAGCAGTGCTCTATGTCCATGAATTGCGTGGATTTGGGCCGATCATTCCTTATGTTGGCCAACCATGGCATTGTTTCCCATTCGGGCGAAAGGGTGCTTACTGTGAGCCAGACAAAGCGGTTAAGTTCGCTGCTGCTTACTTCGGGATTATACAACGAAGCGGGGGAGTTCGCCTTTCGAGTTGGACTTCCTGCCAAGAGTGGTGTGGGTGGTGGTATAGCCGCTATCATTCCGCAGAAGTTGAGCGTGGTGGTTTGGAGCCCGGGCCTAAACACCTATGGAAATTCCTTGGCTGGGATTCAAGCATTGGAACTATTTACCACCAAATCGGGTATATCCATTTTCTAA